TCCCGGGTGCCTGTAGAAGGTCAAGAGGTTGTTCCTTCTTGGGATCGGCTGCTTGGCGGTTTGTAGTTGAGGCTACCATGAGGTCTTTCGTGGTTGTAGTAGTGGATCCAGGACTGCAAGTGTTGATCTCTCTGGCTGGAGTCGGTCCAGTGTTTGGCGTAAGCCCATTCGCGCATGGCTGTCTGGATGAAGCGCTCGGCCTTGCCGTTGGTTCTGGGGGTATAGGGCCGAGTGCGGCTGTGTTTGATGGCCATCTGCTGGCAAGCCTGACGGAACTGGCGAGAGCGGTAGCTGCTGCCGTTGTCGGTCAGCAGCGCGCGGATGCCGATACCATGGCTGGCGAAAAACTCAACCGCCGCGTGCAGAAAACCGATCGTGGTTTCCGCCTTCTGATCGGCCAGCATCTGGGCGAAGACCATGCGCGAGTGATCGTCGACGGCCACATGCAGAGCCAAAAAGCCCGGGTGTTCCTTCTTGCCCCGCAGCCTGCCGTCGCCGCGCAGCGAGACCTCGCCGAAGCGCGTCATGCCTTTGATGTCCAGATGCAGCAAGTCGCCTGGAGCGGCATGCTCATAGCGAACCACCGGCGGAGGCGGGTTCAGATCGCGCCATCGGCTCAGCCGCGCGCGCCGCAAAATACGGCTCACCGAAGACACGCTCACAGCGCTGCGCCGGGCGATCTGATACCCCGGCATGTAACCCCGCCGTAGCTCAATCACACTCAGCCGCAACGCCTCCGGCAAGCGCCGCGGGCTGCGATGCGGACGCGAGCTGCGGTCCCGCAAGCCATCCGAACCCTCGGCGCGATACCGGCGCACCCATTTGCCGGCCGTCTTTGCGCTCACGTTGAAGCTGGCCGCGGCCAGCTTCAACGTGCACCCGGTACAAATAACTTTTCTCGCCAACTGCTCTCGACTGTAAGGCGTTAGACGAGCATTCTGGTGAATGTCCATTCGATCTCTCCGAAGACTCTGCTTGTTCGCCACAAACAGCTTCTCCGCGAAATTTCGAATGGACAACCTCTTGAAACATCACAGGTGCCCCACGTCCATCTGCCCGGACGTGGGATTCCCTCATCCCATCGGGCAACGCCCGATGCCCCATGCAAGCCTGAATTTAGCTTGAGTGAATCGTTCCCTTCGGATCCTCCTGCCGCAGCTTCGGTTACTCTCATCTGATAGCTCATGCAGCCATCCGCACCCAACCCAAAGCCAGCCAGCACCAGCGATTATCTGGCGGCCGAGCGCACCCTGCTCGCATGGATCCGCACCAGCCTCGCTTTCATGGGCTTCGGCTTTGTCGTCGCCCGCTTCGGGCTCTTTCTGCGCGAGCTTCGCTCTCCGCTCGGCGGCCTGCCCGGCCAGTCCACCGGAGCCTCCCTCTGGTTCGGCATCGCCCTCATTGCCTCCGGCGTGCTCATCACGGTCTTCAGCGGAGCGCACCACTTGCGCCTCATCCGCGCCCTCGGCCGTGGAGACGCCGCCGTGCCGCGCTCCACCACTCTCGCCGCCGCGGTCGTGGTCCTGCTCACCCTCGTCGGAGTCGGCATCGCCCTCTACCTCTTCCACTTCAATCTCTCGCTCCACCACGGATGACAACCCACCCCGCCTGAATCTCGAACAGGCGTCGGGTCATCACGAAGCGCCGGGTGCCCTGTCCAGGCTCCGCCTCGGCGGGATCAGAAACTCTTCCCTCCGCCACGCTCCGGTCCGATCCGCCTGCCCTGCTGGAGCAAAGTACGCTATGATCTCGTACACAGAAACGGGCGAAGAATGGGGTCAGGTCACTTTGTCCACGCCCAATCGGATAGGTATCGAAAAACGCCCTTCCCGCCAGCAGCACTCGTCCGTTCGCGCATCCTCCCCATCCCACTCAAACACCCTCGACCCGTGCGGGTCGAGGGGCGCCAAAGGCGCGTGTGCCTGGACGGCCAGTCCCTTGCCGGTAATTTCCCCTCCCTTCGATAAAATGGAATTAGAAGCTCAGGAAAAGACCGCCTTCCATCCGGTCTCTTTCTGAGCTTTTTCCCTTTTCAGCAGGTTTTAGAGGGGGTTAATTCGCGTTGATTCTAAAGGACTTGCCAGCCTAATGTCCGGTAAGTCAAGCAATATCAATCGGTTACAAGGGCAACAATATAGTTGCTACACCTGATTGGTGGTAAATATTGCTAAGGAGAGATTGTAGGGAATAAGGCATTTTCTCCGTTGGTGCGCACGGCATAATCTTCAGACTTGATAGTCGAATTCAAAATCGGGGAGAAGTGAAAATGGCGGACAGTTTCCGTTGGGTAGAAGCCCGGGCGAAATGCTCGGCCCTGCATGTGTTTAGTGAGCTCCTCCTAGGCGTCGAAGAAGACGTTAAAGCGATAAACGAGACGGATGCAGTTAAGACAAAGGCGCGTCCCTCGCTGGCGGTAATGCCTAATACAGACGGGAATTACTTTGTGGTGTTTCACTCCGGAAATGCCGCAAACAAGGTGGAGTTTAGGTGCCATCAGGACTGTATTAAGGTTTCGCGGGGCGACCGGGAATTTATTGTTACCCTCACCCTCGACAATCAAGGGCAGTGCAGGCTTCGGATAGACGGCGGAGAGAATCTGGAGCAGTGGCAGGTGCGCCGGACGATGCTGGAAGATCTCTTCTTTCATGCGTAGCCTCCCACGGGGCGGTTCTAGGAAAAGTCCGCGAATCGTAGGTTTTTCGTGGCTTTGGTGTTACCGGTAATAGCGGAGGGGAGAACCCAAGATGGAATGGACAGCAGAAGCGCTGAAGGTCTATGAGGAAAAGCACCGCCGCGAAGCGATCAAAGACGAGATTTGCGTATTGCGGGGACAAATGAGGAGAGAACAGGCTCCTGGGCGCTGGATTGACCTTTCGGGGCAGTTGCGGGCGTGCGTGGTAGAACTCAACCGGAAAGCTGGGCGCACAATTATTTCGGACCAAGCGACACACACGAAGCAATACGTTTTGCGCTGCGAGGAGAGCGGTGCGACGTTGAAAATAGACTTCCACCCTGAGATGTATCGGGTAAGCATCGATGGACTTTCCCAGCCTCGCGAATTTGAACTTACCATCCGGACAAAGAACGGCAACGACACAGCCGTCTGGATAGACCGCCAGACAGGGATGGAAGAGTCAGACCGAACGATTGCCGAATCAGTCATTCTGGAATTCCTTACAGTCTCAGCCTAGACTCCCTGTAGCTTTTATACTTGACACACCACGCATATCTAAATACAGTTATTTACGCTATGAAATCCAGAGATGAAATCCAATCGCCCAAGAGTCTGTTAGAGGCTGCGCGGTATTTCGAGAATTCCGATGTGTGCATGGAGTTTGTCGCGGCGATGCGCTGGCCGAATGGCCCGGTTTGCCCTCACTGCGGGAGTGCTCGGTATTCGTTTCTGACCACCCGGCGCATCTGGAAGTGCAAGAGCTGCCGGAAGCAGTATTCCGTGAAGTCAGGCACCATTTTCGAGGATTCCCCGATTCCGTTGGACAAATGGCTGATGGCTGTCTGGCTGGTCGTCAACTGCAAGAATGGCGTTTCCAGCTACGAGATTATGCGCGCCGTGAAGGTCACTCAGAAGTCTGCATGGTTCATGCTGCACCGGATCCGGCTGGCGCTCAAGAATAGCTCATGGGAGAAGCTGGGCGGCCGCGGTCATGGCCCGATTGAGATGGATGAGACTTTCGTGGGCGGCAGAGCTCAGAACATGCACGCCTCGCGGCGGCGGCGTCTACAGGAAGGATTGAGAGGCCAGCATAAGACCGTGGTGGTGGGTATGCTGGATCGAGACGCGCGCCAGGTACGCGCAAAGGTCGTACCGAACGTGAAGCGCGAAACCCTGCTCAATGAGATTTTGGAGAACATCAACCGGAAAGCCACCATCTACACCGACAACGCCACCGCATACGACGCGCTCAAGGTCCGGGACTTCGTACACGAAACCGTAACCCATATCGAAGAGTACGTCCGGGGTGAGGTTCACACTCAGGGGATAGAGAACTTCTGGAGCCTGTTGAAGCGCGGAATCAAGGGCACTTACGTTTCCGTCGAACCCTTCCACCTTGACCGCTATGTGACTGAACAGGTCTTCCGGTTCAATAACCGGGCGACCAAAGGCAATCCGCTCGACGATGGCGACCGCTTCATGCTGGCAGTATCGCAGATTTCAGGCAAGAGACTGACTTACGCAGAACTGACCGGCAAGGTGCAGGAAACGGCCTTCTAATCCCTATCGCCGGAAGCGTGGTCCGAAGAGGAAGTCTTAGCCTCGCGGCCCCTCTCCTGCTTCTCCGCTTCTATCCGCCTTTGCATCTCTTCCTTGGACACG
The DNA window shown above is from Acidobacterium capsulatum ATCC 51196 and carries:
- a CDS encoding IS481-like element ISAcp2 family transposase; its protein translation is MDIHQNARLTPYSREQLARKVICTGCTLKLAAASFNVSAKTAGKWVRRYRAEGSDGLRDRSSRPHRSPRRLPEALRLSVIELRRGYMPGYQIARRSAVSVSSVSRILRRARLSRWRDLNPPPPVVRYEHAAPGDLLHLDIKGMTRFGEVSLRGDGRLRGKKEHPGFLALHVAVDDHSRMVFAQMLADQKAETTIGFLHAAVEFFASHGIGIRALLTDNGSSYRSRQFRQACQQMAIKHSRTRPYTPRTNGKAERFIQTAMREWAYAKHWTDSSQRDQHLQSWIHYYNHERPHGSLNYKPPSSRSQEGTTS
- a CDS encoding YidH family protein codes for the protein MQPSAPNPKPASTSDYLAAERTLLAWIRTSLAFMGFGFVVARFGLFLRELRSPLGGLPGQSTGASLWFGIALIASGVLITVFSGAHHLRLIRALGRGDAAVPRSTTLAAAVVVLLTLVGVGIALYLFHFNLSLHHG
- a CDS encoding IS1595 family transposase, with the protein product MKSRDEIQSPKSLLEAARYFENSDVCMEFVAAMRWPNGPVCPHCGSARYSFLTTRRIWKCKSCRKQYSVKSGTIFEDSPIPLDKWLMAVWLVVNCKNGVSSYEIMRAVKVTQKSAWFMLHRIRLALKNSSWEKLGGRGHGPIEMDETFVGGRAQNMHASRRRRLQEGLRGQHKTVVVGMLDRDARQVRAKVVPNVKRETLLNEILENINRKATIYTDNATAYDALKVRDFVHETVTHIEEYVRGEVHTQGIENFWSLLKRGIKGTYVSVEPFHLDRYVTEQVFRFNNRATKGNPLDDGDRFMLAVSQISGKRLTYAELTGKVQETAF